In the genome of Perca flavescens isolate YP-PL-M2 chromosome 21, PFLA_1.0, whole genome shotgun sequence, the window CCTTTGAGTTCACGTACAGTATGTGACATCAAATCATGTGTGGGAAAAAAGAACCATTCTTGATGGGAAAGTGTTCTCCACAATGCCTGAAGGAAGTGTAGGGTGACTAATGTAATACAATAAGTGTAAAATACAGTGTAAAGTGTCCCAATTCTGATGTATCAGAAAGCTACTTAGGTCAATTATTCAGTTTGCcattttttaaccataaatcGGAGTGGAGAGTCACATTTTAATTTACATTGATCTGGCAAACACTACTAAACAGTGGTATTGAAACGATCTTCAACAACCAGTGAATGAACACCTAAATATTACACTGTCAGGGTGTAATCGTTAACACAAGCCATAGTCCaagttagaaaataaaaattgtacCTTTCGCACTGTTTTGTTTAACtccattttattgttttttgagGGTTCTTGCATTTCTTAATGTGCTATATCTACTAAAATTACTTTAgcaaaattataattatttagTTCTTCCCACTGAGGATTAGGTCAGCCAATGACATTGTTTCTGATTCTGAGAAAATGTTGCATAATGTCTTTGTTTCGTCCCGTCTTGATTCTCCATTTATTCAGGGATAAAATGGAATTGAAAATACAGAAGCCCCGGGATCACACATTTTTTATGCCAAAGTAGGATAAGGAATTTTTACGTCTGTGCAAAGCTAATAGCAGAAGCATATTTATAATAGTTCTTTTCTTTTGATGGTGCTCTTTGGGGCAGTAATTAGCTCTTTGTGCTTAGGTAATGGCATAGGGCTCTCGGCTCTAAGGCTATTCACAGACAGATTGCTAATGGAGGCGCGTTTGTATCCACTCCCATCATTCCTTCATCAGTCCCCCACccctttcatttaaaacacGTAAGCAaattcacagagacacacacacatagttagATGAGCACACACAAAGTCTTTAAAGGGTCTGGTAAAAATCTACCACACCCATCCTTTATgcactacccccattcaaaatgaatggaaagacctgcgtttttgcCGGACCATCGGACAGCTGACCCAGGCAGTCTGACCGCGGCCTTAAAATGTAAGGGATGGGTCCATTGGGAGGCCAGAAGCATAATAGCAAATGCTTGACTAATGAGTGAATGATTGGTTGCTTGTTTTTTGCATTGTGTATGtattctgcgtgtgtgtgtgtgtgtgtgtgtttgtcagattCATAAAATGAGGCCAGTTTGGGAGGGTGGATGTATTGAAAGGAGGTTGTGTATTAGTTGTAAAGTAAAGTGGGCATGAATCTCAAGGGCTTAAAATGAGTCCAACTTCGGCCCTGTTGGCAGTGTTAACCTTACAGCAGTACTCAACACAGACTACTGTCAAAATCCttttaaaatccccaaaaccacCACACCAACATGCAACGTTCTAAAACCTGCCAGATCACATCAATGCGACGAGACAAGACAATTTCCCATCGCCAtagcaaaaacattttatttcaatcaggagagacctCGTTTTGAGTGAAAAATTATTGACGTGTGCATGATAATGATAAATATAGTCTTTGGCGGTTAGACCCCATCGTGACATCATCGAATTACCATTGTGACGTCTTCATATTTCCGGGGGGGGGCGAGAAGCCGTGAGTATGTAGGATACCCCCCTGATAGAGTCTAGACAttggtggtgatggtgatgaatGAAGAGGATGCTGAGACCTGGATGAATGAGAAGAGGAGCGAGGTCTGGTGAGCTCAGACCTGGAAGCCGGAATTGATGAAGTGGAGGCGAACGGGGTGGAGGAGGTTCGCAATGATTCATGCTGAAATGAGAGCTGACAGCAACAGAGAGGGcaacatttaaatattgacaGCAAGAATGCGATTGGCTGATCGAGATTGTGGCTAAACCTGGTTGGTTTAACTAAGTGTAAACGCCCCCTAATCAGCTGGTAATGTGGAGCAGGAGGATAGggagtgtgagagtgagtgagtacATGATAGTCTTCCTATCTGAACTTACGCTAGCtttctctgattcactgctGTGTTCTATCTATCTGAAATGGTTTTGTCTCGTTGCAAATAtgtggtctgaactgggctttacagAAAATATTGTGATGTAACCCCCAAAGTAATTGTGAACATTTTCATAGGTAACTGTAATTCCCAGTAAGTGTAATCGATGACATGTATCTACTCCCCAAAGCTGcttgaaactaaataaaatgtaattgaattaattattattacataGGACATAATACCCATAGCTACTGTATTTCCTACGTACGAGAGGTTATCTCATTCGTACaagataaacattttaaaaatgatttcctACTTAGAAGATAACATCTTGTATGTAGAAGATAACATCTTGTACATAGTAGATAACCTTCTAGACTTTTTCTGCCTTGCCTTTCAAGGCTTCCGTACAAACAGCTTAAGGGAGAATAAATATTTGATAACATTCATTACAGAATAATTCCAGGCaaaaacgtgcttttagcctcttaacatgtttgaGATGTCGTTACAAGGGCCTTGCCATGTGAACTGATTCCTTCCGcgtgaacacagtgaatatggctgcagtagatgtgaaagaaatgcataaaagtgcTAATTCATACCTAGTCCGGTGTTAAGATtgcaagacgagtgcttagtcttcaaactacaacaccgaaaagagatacaacaaaaatatttattaatttaatgattaaataaggtgtctccaaacttacctcaattacaACGTGTAttctgctagttgtactacagcacttactttaaaaaaataagcatatgcctatttttgaaaatatttttgtatcgcTTTTCAGTGTTTGTAGACCGTCCCTAAACACTTGTCTTGCCGCCTCGCCACCGgaacaccggaactaaacagcGATTTTGTAGACCATTGATTCATAGCTAAAGATAAATAATTTCAAACCAATGGCTGAACAGTAGCTTTTAGTTTCTATTAGCAAACATATGCAAATTAATGGTTGCCTGGAACCATGTTTGGAAAATACCTCTAAAAATCTAAAACAGTACAGCATACATTAAGAAATAGTCACCAAAAATATAAAGTTTTGTAGTATTTGTAGTTTAAGAATTAAAAATTGTATACACTTTAGTATGGGCATTTAAGCTTTGTTTATGTAAACAAGCTGGTAAGCTGATTCAGTGCTGTGTGTGACCATGCTGcagaggctgtgtgtgttttgtgagtCAGTCAGGCAGGTGTGTTGGCAGGTGTGTTGGCAGATGTCCGCAAGTCCCCAGCCATTTTTTTGAGCCCTCTGGAGTAATTTATCTCTAAATGAGTCCCATCTGCTGGCCTTCTGGTGTGGAGTTAGAGCAAGACACATTCAAGGAAAGACTCCTGTGTTTATGTAGCACTGCTGTCCCCTGCCTGGGTGTCTGGATCCCTGGAGATGGATACTCTCTCACTGTCTATAAGTGACTAATGTGggattgtatttgtctgtgtgtgtgtgtgtgtgtgtgtgtgtgtgtgtgtgtgtgtgtgtgtgtgtgtgtgtgtgtgtgtttgtttctaatCGCTGAACGCACTATAGAGACATCTTGGAGAATAACCACACTTTACAGGCATATACCTGTATCTGTACGCATCCTCCACCACCCTCTTTAGGGCCAGGTAGTCTTTTTGGGTGCTGCTGCCCATCCAGGTGGTGATGCTCCCAGACAGGTTCAGATATAAAAGTTCCTGAGCAGCCTGATGGGGAGCTTAAAGTCTCTCAGGCATCTGAGATGGCGGAGACGCTGACAGGCCTTCTTCACTAGGGAGGTGATGTGGAGCAACCGTGTTAGGTCCTGAGTGATACAAACCCGGtggggctcgacattaaggcttgtccgcttgtccaggacaagtggattttttgtagggcaagggGAAGAGTAATtgacttgccccactggacaagttaaaactcaaacaaaataaaatgccttgttacttcacgttatgtgccactcattacgtctatgttcatctagaaagtgaaattgtataaaaaaaaaaaaaaattaaaaaaaagttaccaccaatggcaaaatccattgttatgtctacaaaactattttagatatagtataagttcaagtcaccactacctctggccaaaatattgacttagtatctcaatatattgactcataatataaacaaaaaatctaaagtaatgagaaactttaaaatattcacttagaatgtCAATAACTTAGTATCTCagtatattgacttaatatctcaatatctcaatattgacttagtatctcaatatattgactagcAATCTTAAAGTAATGAcgaactttaaaatattgacttagaaactcaatatattaacttctgcacaccgccGTGCAAAGTATATTTATTATGGAGTCTATGGATAATTTTTTCTTGTTGATTGGGaagtttgtttctactgtttcaacttaattttattaatgttgatagagtttggatgctttcaacagtttgttcgaattctgcattagcaaaacaccaaaacaattataaaattatgattttgtgcatggacaagtgaaatgtaaatgtacttgtccaaaggacaagtgcctcaaaaagttaatgtcaagccctgaacCCCAAGATATTTATAGCTGTCAAACCTCTCGACCTGAGCCCCGCTGATCCTGAGTGGATGGTAGATCCTCTGCTGTTTCCTGCTGAAGTCCACAATCAGCTCTGTAGTTTTTGTGACATTCAGCATGAGATTGTTTTCCTGGCACCAATTCTCAAGGTGGTCGATTTCCATCAGGTAGGCCATCTCAACATTCTCGGTGATCAGACCCACCACAGCTGTATCGTCAGCAAACTTAAtgatgttaataataataataaaaaataataataataataataataataataataataataataataataataataataaatgtaatttcaCGAACTCAGTCGCTTGTTGACAATGACGTTGGAGTCTGATGTGGTCATGCAGTTGTAGGTGTATAATTAGTACAGCAGGAGGCTCAGTACACAGCCTTGGGGGGCTCCGGTGTTGAGGGTGTGGGGGGATGAGACATGGTTGCCCACTCGCACAACCTGGGGTCTGCTGGTCAGAAAGTCAAAGACCCAGCTGCACAGGGAGGAGTGCAGACCTAAGTCTATTTAATATGATATTGTCTTTTTCCTGTACTTTTAGAAGTATGATGCCCAAAGCCCTGGACGGTCAGATTGTTATTGAGAAGACACCTCGTTACTttgttaccatggaaacacCAGCACGAGTCCATGCTATGTCACAGGATGTGAAGCTGATTGTGGTCGTCCGTGACCCTGTGACCAGGGCCATATCTGACTACACACAGATCATCTCCAAGACCCCCGACATCCCTCCTTTTGAGAGCCTGGCCTTCAAGAACCGCACCACAGGTACTGATCCTGGTGTTACGAGCACAGACTCAGAccataaaaaaagacaacccTGTTTTCCTTGCTGCTGATCAGTGCTGCTAGCCATTTTGGTGCCCTAAGCATAATTCCTTTATGATGCCCTATTATCAAAATAAACCAAAGATTTTTGCTGTGTATCTGTCCCTAAACTGCTGGTTGAGGGTGGTTGATCAGGGCTTGGTACTGTTGTGGAGTCTACAGACCTGCTGGCCGGCTAGGGTTGATGTGTGCCTGAACTGCTTGTAGATGGTTGCTCGTCGTCTGTATCTTCCTCTTGGCCACGTGTTCCTCCTTGTACGTATCTCAGCATTGATCCTGCATTAATTtagaaatacaaagaaaaaggaTCAGTatagaaagagacaaaacaTTCAAACAAAGAATCTTATACCGAAAACaattataaacatttaaaactgaaaGCATGCAGCCAAGGAGCTCTCCCCTTTATTACTTATTTATCAACTATTTGATAAATCTGATCTAATCTAATACAAAAGCATAATAGAATGAGTTACAATATTGCACACAATTCAACAATAATGTTTGCTGTATATCATTcataatgacattttatatttataaaactTATCTACTTACCTACAGGAAAAGCAAAATGCTACACCTTACACAAGACTACATTTCTGAATCTTAAACATTATTTTACCATTTAATTGAATACAACTTAAATATAGCATTTTGTCTACTACAAAAATGTTATTGAGAAAGTATTGACCACATCacgtcaaaataaaagctggcGTCAGTTACTTGTAAAATGCATAGATAGTGTTTAACAGTAAAATCTCAACATAGCTTGCACCTAAGTTATAACATATTTGAGTTGTCTAACATTAGCAATAACGTCAGCTAGTTCGAGGTGTATGCATAGGCTAACCATTACATTAGCAGCACAACTCCCATATTTAAGAATGATTAAACATTAACTGCAAGTCATGCACGGGCATCATCTCgcagtttcttcttttttcttttctctgctcCTGACTCCTGCTGTCTTTTTGAGGCCATTTCCAAAAAAGTTGACTTAGCCTACTGTCAAACTTCGTCAGGCACAATCCAACAGACCACTGGGAAGGGCACCCACGGGGAGCTTgggaagttgtgtgtgtgtgtgtgtgtgtgtgtgtgtgtgtgtgtgtgtgtgtgtgtgtgtgtgtgtgtgtgtgtgtcatggatgtattaaaagaacggtgtgtgtgtgtgtgttggtgtgtgtgtttgggggtggCGGCGGGGGGTTGGCACCATCGTTACTTTCTTGAGCAATTAAATATATCTCTTGTTCTGCCTGTTTTGTGATATACTTGCCGATATTATTTCAGTATAAAATTTTAGGTACTTTTTAGgcattataattattatgaccttattaagtcctggatcttcacaatcctacctacagcacctttaaatgtaATAGTTGAATGAGAATTTGAGACAATGGTGGTAGCAATGATGATTTTGAATAAAGAGACTTGGTATATCTCTGTCTTGTCTCTAGGTCAGATCGACTCACTGTGGAGCCCGCTGTGGATAGGCCTGTACGCCCAGCACCTGGAACGCTGGCTGGCCTGGTTCCCCAGGACTCAAATCCATCTGGTCAGTGGTGAGAGGCTCATCTCCGACCCTGCCGGAGAACTGGGCAAAGTCCAGGACTTTCTGGGTCTCCAGACGATTGTCACAGACAAGCACTTCtactttaacaaaacaaaaggctTCCCCTGTCTGAAGAAGCCGGAAGGCAGCAGTAAACCTCACTGCCTGGGGAAGACAAAAGGGAGAACGCATGCCTCCATCGACCCAGAGGTGATGCAGAGACTGAGGGATTTCTATAAGGTGCATAACCAGCGCTTCTATCAGATGGCGGGCCAGGACTTTGGATGGCAGTGACCCTTTGATTGTGTGGAACCAGAGGCTTTTGTTGGCATTACACTGCTTTGGGTAGAAGCATGAGCAATTCTTCcatctgactgaaaccgattatTATTATCCGCTTATGACCAGCAGGACATCTCAGAGACTTAATAATAAAAACTCAGTGTCATTTACATTTACCCCTATCAATCAATCATCTTGTTTATGTGTTTGAAAGACAGCAGCATTATTTTATCTATCATAGATGTTCAGTAAGGAATGTACTATATACATCTTCCTCATTTGGTAGACAACTTATTCCTATGCGAGGtggttaaataaaacatttgtgaGGTCATGAGATAGTGCTTGCTATAGGTTACAGCTGTAAAAAGTTTAATGGTGAAATACCCAGTAGCTGTTAGCATTTCTGGTTTGCGGTTTAATCCTGATGCTCTAGTTGGTAGGCACAATAAACCTAGAACCGGTGCATTTTCATATTCCAGAATTTCCACAACTTTCTTTTTTCTACCTTCTTGTTCTTCAGTCTCACTGGTTAAGAATTTAAGGGAAATCAATGCATACATAGAGTATTGTCATCCAAGCATTTTTCCCTAAAAGGGGGGGATGAATCTTTTATGTGGCGAGCAGcaaaggggtgagagagagaatcTTTATATGAGCTGAGATTTGACTGAGTGGTTTTGTATTCTTAAATAATGAATGTGGATAAATGGATATAGGAGAACTGTTCCGGCTCATTTGCTTCCTTGCCTACTGGCACATTTATGTGCTAGGTTTACGTTAGTATCCGACTGCAGAACTACCTGAATGTACCTTGAGTGAAGTAAAGGGACCACTGGGGGACAACCAAAACGAGACCAGGTCATATCAACGACCATTTCTTGTGATGAAAAGGCTTTCAGGCTTTACTGTTTCTGTGAGAAGGCCTGCCTACAGGGTTGTCTGTTATCAATGTATCATATGTATTTGCACTAGTTTGaaagcataaaaaataaaactatttttaaTCCAAGGATTTCCAATtgattttctttaaagatatttttttaggcattttatgcttttattaaagacagaaacagagaggaaagagaggataAGACAATATAGTAAAGGGTTCAGGGCCAGACTCAAACCCTGGCCACTGCGGTTTAGGACTGAACCTTAATGGTACGGACTCTACCTGGTAGGCTAACGGGGCACCCCAGCCATTGATTTTTGTGTTAATCTTTCtcacatttcttctttttccctATTGTTTGCCATCAAATATTGTGTTATAAAGTCTCATCAAGCCTTAATGAGAGTAGCTAGGATAAATGTTGAATGTGAGCGCAGACAACATTAGTGCAATTGCTTTGAAAATGTAAACCTGTTTACATCAGATGCAAAAGGTGGTCCATGTAATAATGGCAATGAAATTGTTGAATTTTAAAGGAATACTATGCAGAAATTGTCGCATACTGTTGGCTTCTCCTCCCTCCGGCTCGAAGACACCCAGAAGCACACGTCCTTGATTGCGGTTACCAGAACACAGCACAGTGCACCACCTGCAGCATCACATACAGCAGCAAAAGTGAAAGCCAACCCCGGTGCCATTTTCGTAGCTTCCTCTTGGATGCATGATAACGCTTGCGTGAAGGCTACACACCCAACGTTTAAAAGCACACTCTTCTAGTAGGTCATTAGGGATGATTAAGAGGGATTATTTTTGTATGAGTCTATAGGAAAATACTTCATAGTATACCTTTAATAAATCGCTGAGTTATACTGTTGGTTTGAAGGGGTAATCTCATTGTAAAGGGataaattataatttaaatttagaacacaaacaacaaaaattgaAAGCTGCTGGGTTTAAAGAGAAGAGACATTCTGGTAATGTCAGCATGGGACAACAATGCCATCTCGTGGACAATAAAGGAAGCATTTTAAGATTGGTGGGGAAAAagtccaacagaaaacatgtaAAACAAGTCTCTTCTTTATTATGATGTTCCCTCCTTGTTTACTTTCAAATATCTGTTCATATAAATTTAGTCATATTAATATATTAGGTTGCAAATAAtccacaaaaaatgtaactacagaACACGGTGCCTCTGTAAATAAGTCTGACatacacaaaaagacacaacagTCCATTTGTCAGCATGTATTACAATAATGAAATTTAAACTGAACCAGAGTAAAATCTTAAGTTGTCTACAATACATTTATCTTTGAATATTGAATAAAttaatacaatatataatacataatatacattttactgtaaaaaaacaacaacaatcctgGTCTGTGTTTTTCATTAATACAATTTTTGTAAATATGTAAGAAAAGTACCCCATCAAGTAAATATTACACAGAGAACTTCAATAGAGGCACAATCCTCTTACTGATGAGTTTTGGCAGTTTGCACGGACAGCTACATGTTTCCTCCAAAGCAGTTATTAGACGGAAAAAACAGCATCACCCTCGTTAAAATGTGGTGAGCACAGAGCATGCTGTTCGATCAGAGGCATGCtgctttaaagtgatggttcggagtaatgtcaccctagggtcctttgcaccatgacctcgagccaaacaccccctcagaagcttttttcacctgggtcgaacattaggagagttagcgtagagtagcgttatcagctgaatagcttagcgcaggggctaatggatccgaagtgtctcttaacattaccccactaataatgcccgaaatgataccaaacgtctacagttgTACAAatcgatggattgtaaagtttgtaagtacaccagaagttgatgaacacttgcctgctggcttctgctctctgctgctgctgctgctgctacctgcagtaagACGattgcttagggccgtctacaaattataacaccgaaaagagatgcaacaaaaatatttattaatttaatgattaaataaggtaatgtctccaaacttacctcaattataacttgtctcctgctagttattctacagcacttactttaaaaaataagttaaattaataaatatttttgttgcatctctttttggtgttgtaatttgtagatggcCCTAAGcagtcttacagcagcaacaacaacagcagagagcagaagccagtaggcaagtgttatttacataaacttctggtgtacttacaaactttaccatcgttttatgagtaaataacctatttgtactacagtagacgtttggtataatttcgggcattattagtggggaaatgttaagagacactacggatccattagcccctgcgctaagctattcagctgataacgctacgctaactctcccaatgttagacccaggtgaaaaaagcttctgggggggtgtttggctcgaggtcatggtgcaaaggaccctagggggacattactccgaaccatcactttaagtaaaggcACTCAGCATGGTCTATAGGCATCCTTCACCCACACTCATTCTTTACACTTCATGCAACAGTCCTCAGGTTCACCATCTGTAACTTCCCTCCTTACATGGCGAGACAAATACTCTGTAAATACTGTAGCTGGGATTAAAGGCAGGGTTGCTAATGATGAAAGGCTAGCGTTTCtatttgaaagtagcatctcctcaGGGTTCCATCTAAACCCTCCCCCTGCTTCCTGCCccaaacacagacatgcacgAGCACCGCAGCGTCGCTGCTTCAAAGCAGAGTGGAGAAAGGACTGCAATATCTATCTGAGTTTTCTCCTCCATTCTATAGTAGACTTGCAGTAACTCTGGTGACAATGGCCTATGAGCTCAGGCTTGTAGACGGGAGGGATACTCatggaggcatttcattggttctttccaagagGACCGCATGGCAGTGATTggtttttacaggattacagcagctacagataaCGGAtctttttcagagcccataagttatttattgctgttgggtgtaaagaccatttcaaataatgtataaacaaaagtgtattttggaaatagttaccaaccctgcctttaacaCCTGATGAGGTGTGTTTTAAGCTACCTAATGCTATTTAAATCAGGAGAGATTTTGTTGCAAATAATGCAAAAGGTTAATTTGTCACATATGCACAAGGTTCAACTATATTGAGTCTTTGGCAATTAGACTTCATCGCTGAGCTTCATTTGGTTCACATAATGGGTGGGAGGCAGTGTATTATCactcaacatacagtatgtgaaccATGTTAGAATCAATATGTGGAGCTCCCTATTACTGGGCTGTCCAGCCACGTTTATATGTATAGCTTAGTGAGCTGAGTGCTTGGGCAGAGGTATACTGTAAGTTTACAACTATTAACACAATTGTAGAGTTGATGTGATGGTTAAAAGATATGGTGTGTACTGGTCCGTAAAAGGTCCTACATGTAACATTTAAGCATCAATACATCATCACCACATTAATTCTGAGACATTGACAACTGGGAACACTGCTGAACAGACTGAATATGTCCTGCAATTCACACTTAATGTGATTGGCTTTGGTGTGGAATTTGCTTTGCAACAGCTGGAAGAGAAGAGTTTATGGTAACTGTAAATGATGGAGCAAGTTAAAGGAAAGTTAAGCCAGCGCCGTAATCAGGACTTTACAAACACGGAGGTtaagatttctttctttttgcctGGTTTCAATAATGCCTAAGCAGTGGGCTTATGGTTATACCATTTGATCATAATAAAAAGGTCtaattttatgtaaatataacaaaaatgtATGCTAGTATGGCCCCTAAAATCTTAATTCTC includes:
- the hs3st3l gene encoding heparan sulfate (glucosamine) 3-O-sulfotransferase 3-like, with translation MATFHHHHQQHYASADLRRLFHRLTIASSLSILCFSLVYLFTGCCESELRENSEIKPPTREFLVSGSGWPYERNGTSVAKEVTTAVGERAFRGHPGLEANSSGKEWTATRRLPQALIIGVKKGGTRALLEFLRLHPDIRALGSEPHFFDRHYARGLDWYRSMMPKALDGQIVIEKTPRYFVTMETPARVHAMSQDVKLIVVVRDPVTRAISDYTQIISKTPDIPPFESLAFKNRTTGQIDSLWSPLWIGLYAQHLERWLAWFPRTQIHLVSGERLISDPAGELGKVQDFLGLQTIVTDKHFYFNKTKGFPCLKKPEGSSKPHCLGKTKGRTHASIDPEVMQRLRDFYKVHNQRFYQMAGQDFGWQ